Proteins from a genomic interval of Streptomyces sp. NBC_00820:
- a CDS encoding EI24 domain-containing protein yields MRDLGAGFGYLLQGQRWVGRHGRQFGLGLLPGLITLVLYTGALVALALWGQDAVAWATPFADDWSSPWQGLFRGLLTVVLFALGLLLAVLTFTAVTLLVGQPFYENLSEKVDEDLSPDGTAPRSELPLWREIWVSARDSLRILVRAVLWGVLLFALGLLPFVGQSVVPVIGFFVTGFFLTEELTAVALQRRGVDLRARLTLLRSRKTLVWGFGTPLGLAFLVPFVAVFLMPGAVAGATLLARDLLGEESAGEDRAGDLAGEESADADSSDSAGGARANR; encoded by the coding sequence ATGCGTGATCTCGGGGCGGGGTTCGGTTATCTCCTGCAGGGCCAGCGATGGGTCGGCCGGCACGGCCGGCAGTTCGGTCTCGGCCTGCTGCCCGGACTGATCACGCTCGTCCTGTACACGGGCGCCCTGGTCGCGCTCGCGCTCTGGGGACAGGACGCGGTCGCGTGGGCGACCCCGTTCGCCGACGACTGGTCCAGCCCCTGGCAGGGCCTGTTCCGCGGCCTCCTCACCGTCGTGCTCTTCGCCCTCGGGCTGCTGCTGGCCGTCCTTACCTTCACGGCCGTCACCCTCCTGGTCGGCCAGCCTTTCTACGAGAACCTGTCGGAGAAGGTCGACGAGGACCTCTCGCCCGACGGCACGGCCCCGCGCTCGGAGCTGCCCCTGTGGCGCGAGATCTGGGTCTCCGCGCGCGACAGCCTGCGCATCCTGGTGCGGGCCGTCCTGTGGGGCGTGCTGCTCTTCGCGCTCGGCCTGCTGCCCTTCGTCGGGCAGAGCGTCGTCCCGGTGATCGGCTTCTTCGTCACCGGCTTCTTCCTCACCGAGGAACTGACCGCCGTCGCCCTCCAGCGCCGGGGCGTGGACCTGCGCGCCCGCCTCACCCTGCTCCGGTCCCGCAAGACCCTGGTCTGGGGCTTCGGTACCCCCCTCGGCCTGGCCTTCCTGGTTCCCTTCGTCGCCGTCTTCCTGATGCCGGGCGCGGTCGCCGGCGCCACCCTCCTGGCCCGGGACCTGCTGGGCGAGGAGAGCGCCGGGGAGGATCGCGCGGGGGATCTCGCGGGGGAGGAGTCCGCCGACGCGGACTCCTCGGACTCCGCGGGCGGAGCGCGGGCCAACCGCTGA
- a CDS encoding MarR family winged helix-turn-helix transcriptional regulator has translation MSSASSPSRPPAPSTRRVDPLTMEVVELIGEVVARFYADYEEAAGAHALTGPQARLLSLLALEPLPMRKLAQKLKCEPSNVTGIVDRLETRGLVERRPDPNDRRVKLAAPTDEGLRVARDLREGLHFAREPLAGLSAEERGSLRDLLRRMLDA, from the coding sequence ATGTCCTCCGCGTCGTCCCCGTCCCGCCCGCCGGCCCCGTCCACCCGCCGCGTCGACCCCCTGACCATGGAGGTCGTCGAACTGATCGGCGAGGTCGTGGCCCGCTTCTACGCGGACTACGAGGAGGCGGCCGGAGCGCACGCCCTCACCGGCCCCCAGGCGCGCCTGCTCAGCCTGCTCGCGCTGGAACCCCTCCCGATGCGCAAGCTCGCCCAGAAGCTGAAGTGCGAGCCCTCCAACGTCACCGGCATCGTCGACCGCCTGGAGACCCGCGGCCTGGTCGAGCGCCGCCCCGACCCCAACGACCGCCGGGTGAAGCTCGCCGCCCCCACCGACGAGGGCCTGCGGGTCGCCCGCGACCTGCGCGAGGGCCTGCACTTCGCCCGCGAACCCCTGGCCGGCCTCTCCGCCGAGGAGCGCGGCTCCCTCAGGGACCTGCTGCGGCGCATGCTCGACGCCTGA
- a CDS encoding NADP-dependent oxidoreductase — protein MPESPALPAVNREWHLIKRPVGWPKPEDFALVEAPMPVAGEGQVLVRNLYLSVDPYMRGRMSAAKSYAAPFELGKVMQGGTVGEIVASDVAGFEVGEHVLHFLGWREYAAVDVKNAVKVNGALAPLSTYLGVLGMTGLTAYAGLLRVAGFKEGDTVFVSGAAGAVGSEVGQLAKLMGASRVIGSAGSDEKVQLLLEEYGFDAAFNYKKGPVAEQLRAAAPDGIDVYFDNVGGDHLEAAIGSLNLHGRIAVCGMISVYNNTEPAPGPVNLARLIQTRGRMEGFLVGDHYDMQPLFIDQVGPWVASGALKYRETVVDGIENMVEAFLGVLRGDNIGKMIVKA, from the coding sequence ATGCCCGAGTCCCCCGCCCTCCCCGCCGTCAACCGCGAGTGGCACCTGATCAAGCGTCCGGTCGGCTGGCCGAAGCCCGAGGACTTCGCCCTGGTCGAGGCGCCCATGCCGGTCGCCGGTGAGGGTCAGGTCCTCGTGCGGAACCTGTACCTCTCGGTGGACCCGTACATGCGCGGCCGAATGAGTGCGGCCAAGTCCTACGCCGCCCCCTTCGAGCTGGGCAAGGTCATGCAAGGCGGCACGGTCGGTGAGATCGTCGCCTCCGACGTCGCGGGCTTCGAGGTCGGTGAGCACGTCCTGCACTTCCTCGGCTGGCGCGAGTACGCGGCCGTGGACGTGAAGAACGCCGTCAAGGTCAACGGCGCCCTCGCGCCGCTGTCGACGTACCTCGGCGTCCTCGGCATGACCGGTCTGACCGCCTACGCCGGTCTGCTGCGCGTCGCCGGCTTCAAGGAGGGCGACACCGTGTTCGTGTCCGGCGCCGCGGGTGCCGTCGGCAGCGAGGTCGGGCAGCTCGCCAAGCTCATGGGCGCCTCACGGGTCATCGGCTCGGCCGGCTCGGACGAGAAGGTCCAGCTGCTGCTGGAGGAGTACGGCTTCGACGCCGCGTTCAACTACAAGAAGGGCCCGGTCGCCGAGCAGCTGCGCGCGGCCGCGCCCGACGGCATCGACGTGTACTTCGACAACGTCGGCGGGGACCACCTGGAAGCCGCCATCGGCTCCCTCAACCTGCACGGCCGGATCGCCGTCTGCGGCATGATCTCCGTCTACAACAACACCGAGCCCGCCCCCGGCCCGGTCAACCTCGCCCGGCTGATCCAGACGCGCGGCCGGATGGAGGGCTTCCTGGTGGGCGACCACTACGACATGCAGCCGCTGTTCATCGACCAGGTCGGCCCCTGGGTCGCCTCGGGCGCGCTGAAGTACCGCGAGACGGTCGTCGACGGCATCGAGAACATGGTGGAGGCGTTCCTCGGCGTACTGCGCGGCGACAACATCGGCAAGATGATCGTCAAGGCCTGA
- a CDS encoding serine hydrolase domain-containing protein translates to MTQQITVQGTVAEGYEAVREEFAAFVAGERDDYEGQLCAYVHGRRVVDLWAGPDAGGDSLYGVFSSTKGAAHLVVALLVQDGTLELDRRVTYYWPEFGVEGKGALTLREVLAHRAGLVGTDAGFSTAELADDRALAERLADQRPFWRPGAAFGYHALVIGALAGEVVRRATGRTLQELYEERVRAPYGLDFHLGLPACHEPRFRTTLPMLATPEQQAVLDAQPTGPHTLTAIAYNLHAAEPTDLALLPNDPAVRAGGPASVGGVASARGLAGMYAAVISEVDEQAPLLKEDTIAEFGQPHSVGHDLVARTHKSFGIGFQATADTWHPFLGAGTIGHSGAAGSQAFADPRAGLAYGYTRRRCAFPGGAAPENDRLAGAVHRAASAG, encoded by the coding sequence ATGACGCAGCAGATCACCGTCCAGGGCACGGTTGCCGAGGGTTACGAGGCGGTGCGCGAGGAGTTCGCCGCCTTCGTCGCCGGTGAACGGGACGACTACGAGGGCCAGTTGTGCGCCTACGTGCACGGCCGGCGGGTCGTCGACCTATGGGCGGGCCCGGATGCCGGCGGGGACTCGCTGTACGGCGTGTTCTCCTCCACCAAGGGTGCCGCGCATCTCGTCGTGGCCCTGCTGGTCCAGGACGGCACGCTGGAGCTGGACCGCAGAGTCACCTACTACTGGCCGGAGTTCGGCGTCGAGGGCAAGGGCGCGCTGACCCTGCGCGAGGTGCTGGCGCACCGCGCCGGACTGGTCGGCACCGACGCCGGCTTCAGCACGGCCGAGCTGGCCGACGACCGCGCGCTCGCCGAACGGCTCGCCGACCAGCGGCCGTTCTGGCGGCCGGGAGCGGCGTTCGGCTACCACGCCCTGGTGATCGGCGCCCTGGCCGGCGAGGTCGTCCGGCGCGCGACCGGCCGTACGCTCCAGGAGCTGTACGAGGAGCGCGTCCGCGCCCCCTACGGCCTGGACTTCCACCTCGGCCTGCCGGCCTGCCACGAGCCCCGCTTCCGTACGACCCTGCCGATGCTGGCGACCCCGGAGCAGCAGGCGGTGCTCGACGCGCAGCCGACCGGGCCGCACACCCTCACCGCGATCGCCTACAACCTGCACGCGGCCGAGCCCACCGACCTCGCGCTCCTGCCGAACGACCCCGCCGTCCGCGCGGGCGGCCCCGCCTCGGTGGGCGGTGTCGCCTCGGCGCGCGGGCTGGCCGGGATGTACGCGGCGGTCATCAGCGAGGTCGACGAGCAGGCGCCGCTGCTGAAGGAGGACACGATCGCGGAGTTCGGGCAGCCGCACTCGGTCGGCCACGACCTGGTGGCCCGCACCCACAAGTCGTTCGGTATCGGCTTCCAGGCCACGGCCGACACCTGGCACCCCTTCCTGGGCGCCGGCACGATCGGCCACAGCGGCGCGGCCGGCTCGCAGGCCTTCGCCGACCCCCGCGCCGGCCTCGCCTACGGCTACACCCGCCGCCGCTGCGCCTTCCCGGGCGGAGCGGCCCCGGAGAACGACCGGCTGGCGGGTGCGGTGCACAGGGCGGCGTCGGCAGGCTGA
- a CDS encoding SCO2400 family protein produces MDYCQPCRRHLNGALACPGCGASAQTPATPAGIPVAHGHAGTAAAPYGQAAHSGAPAEGHGGAHTGPAGDHTGPAAYAGHGGYGDATPPAAPRVPRQGGAPDTGRDTSGGEDAYARDGASEAGHGADGGDTYDDAPDDAYGGAHDGTPDDAYDDTADDGDDGDDDGGGARRSGRRQSGADGSRRDRKAAAHRRRRRRTVLITAGFVLAAGGLSLAELGVDAPFSTGAPAASGDASPESDDASTAPDPTASAANGTSGTAGRDASTASPDASASASASKSPKDEASGSPDPSKKAERQSATTAPGAPAGTPAAPVTTPPPAPTTAPATPDPTPDPSPTEKCDRFLWWCT; encoded by the coding sequence ATGGACTACTGCCAGCCGTGCCGACGGCACCTCAACGGCGCTCTGGCCTGCCCGGGCTGCGGCGCGTCGGCGCAGACGCCCGCCACCCCCGCGGGCATCCCCGTCGCGCACGGGCACGCGGGCACGGCGGCCGCCCCCTACGGACAGGCGGCCCACAGCGGCGCCCCGGCGGAGGGTCACGGCGGCGCCCACACCGGACCCGCCGGCGACCACACCGGACCCGCCGCTTACGCCGGCCACGGCGGCTACGGCGACGCGACGCCGCCGGCCGCCCCCAGGGTGCCCCGGCAGGGCGGCGCGCCCGACACCGGGCGCGACACTTCCGGGGGCGAGGACGCGTACGCGCGCGACGGCGCCTCCGAGGCCGGCCACGGCGCCGACGGCGGTGACACGTACGACGACGCGCCCGATGACGCGTACGGCGGCGCGCACGACGGCACTCCGGACGACGCCTACGACGACACCGCGGACGACGGCGACGACGGCGACGACGACGGCGGCGGCGCGCGCCGCTCGGGCCGGCGGCAGTCCGGCGCCGACGGCAGCCGCCGCGACCGCAAGGCCGCCGCGCACCGGCGCCGCCGCCGTCGTACCGTCCTGATCACCGCGGGCTTCGTACTGGCGGCGGGCGGTCTGAGCCTCGCCGAACTCGGCGTGGACGCCCCCTTCTCCACCGGTGCCCCCGCCGCCTCCGGCGACGCCTCGCCCGAGAGCGACGACGCCTCCACCGCACCCGACCCCACGGCCTCCGCCGCGAACGGCACCTCGGGCACCGCCGGCCGGGACGCCTCGACGGCCTCCCCGGACGCCTCGGCCTCGGCCTCCGCCTCCAAGTCCCCCAAGGACGAGGCCTCCGGATCCCCCGATCCCTCGAAGAAGGCCGAGCGGCAGTCGGCCACTACGGCCCCGGGCGCACCGGCGGGCACCCCGGCCGCCCCGGTGACCACCCCGCCGCCCGCCCCGACCACCGCCCCGGCCACGCCGGATCCGACACCGGACCCGTCCCCGACGGAGAAGTGCGACCGGTTCCTGTGGTGGTGCACGTAG
- a CDS encoding mandelate racemase/muconate lactonizing enzyme family protein: protein MRITGISTHVVGTPWRNLTYVQVHTDEGVTGVGETRMLGRTDALIGYLREAEANHVLGSDPFAIEDLVRRMKYGDYGRAGEIVMSGIAVVEMACWDIKGKALGVPVWQLLGGRVTDRVKAYANGWYTTERTPEAYHEAARQVVARGYRALKIDPFGTGHFELDHERTLYAVSLVEAVRDAVGPGTELMLEMHGRFSPATAVRLARELAPFDPAWLEEPVPPENLKALEKVAAKVDVPLATGERVHDRIEFRELFESQAADIIQPDVGHIGGLWETRKLAAAAEAHYMLVAPHNVGGSVLTAASLHLGLSTPNFKILEHFNDFADAEIKKVVKGAPEVVDGYFHLSDAPGLGVELDTDAAAEFPQQQARFDLWAEGWEQRRPKGAK from the coding sequence GTGCGCATCACCGGAATCAGCACGCACGTGGTCGGCACACCGTGGCGCAATCTGACGTACGTCCAGGTGCACACCGACGAGGGCGTCACGGGGGTCGGCGAGACCCGGATGCTGGGCCGCACCGACGCGCTGATCGGCTATCTGCGCGAGGCCGAGGCCAACCACGTGCTCGGCTCGGACCCGTTCGCGATCGAGGATCTCGTGCGCCGGATGAAGTACGGCGACTACGGGCGGGCCGGCGAGATCGTCATGTCGGGCATCGCGGTCGTGGAGATGGCCTGCTGGGACATCAAGGGCAAGGCCCTCGGCGTGCCGGTCTGGCAGCTGCTGGGCGGCAGGGTCACCGACCGGGTGAAGGCGTACGCCAACGGCTGGTACACGACCGAGCGGACCCCGGAGGCCTACCACGAGGCCGCCCGGCAGGTCGTGGCGCGCGGGTACCGGGCGCTGAAGATCGACCCCTTCGGCACCGGCCACTTCGAGCTGGACCACGAGCGCACCCTGTACGCCGTCTCGCTGGTCGAGGCCGTGCGGGACGCCGTCGGTCCCGGCACCGAGCTGATGCTGGAGATGCACGGCCGCTTCTCCCCGGCCACCGCGGTACGGCTGGCGCGCGAACTCGCGCCCTTCGACCCCGCCTGGCTGGAGGAGCCGGTGCCGCCGGAGAACCTCAAGGCCCTGGAGAAGGTCGCCGCCAAGGTGGACGTCCCGCTCGCCACCGGTGAGCGCGTCCACGACCGGATCGAGTTCCGGGAGCTGTTCGAGAGCCAGGCGGCGGACATCATCCAGCCGGACGTCGGCCACATCGGCGGCCTCTGGGAGACACGCAAGCTCGCCGCCGCCGCCGAGGCCCACTACATGCTCGTCGCCCCGCACAACGTGGGCGGATCCGTGCTGACCGCCGCCTCGCTCCACCTCGGCCTCAGCACACCGAACTTCAAGATCCTGGAGCACTTCAACGACTTCGCGGACGCGGAGATCAAGAAGGTGGTGAAGGGCGCCCCCGAGGTCGTGGACGGCTACTTCCACCTCTCCGACGCGCCGGGCCTCGGAGTCGAGCTGGACACCGACGCCGCCGCCGAGTTCCCGCAGCAGCAGGCCCGGTTCGACCTGTGGGCCGAGGGCTGGGAGCAGCGCAGGCCGAAGGGCGCGAAGTGA
- a CDS encoding zinc-dependent alcohol dehydrogenase, translating into MSAGGSQVLVEGPGTHRIEEHTPRAPGPGEALVAVHAVGVCGSDRELYQGNRPAGYVRYPLVPGHEWSGTVRAVGPGVPESLTGREVVGEGFRNCQVCARCHAGETTLCTAGYEETGFTRPGAMATTLTLPARLLHPLPAGTDLTAAALLEPAACVAAAALKARARPGERVAVVGTGTLGMFAAQFLAAVSPAELLVVGAGRERADLARRFGATDFRTADQELPDDFDVVIEAAGSASAARTAASLLRRGGRLVLTGIPAPGADGLDPTALVVRQLEVRTVFGAPPKAWAHAVRMFAAGLLDPLALVTHELPLTAFARAVELVGAGDPGVGKVLLRPQPYAGRG; encoded by the coding sequence GTGAGCGCCGGCGGCTCCCAGGTCCTGGTCGAGGGGCCGGGCACGCACCGGATCGAGGAGCACACGCCCCGGGCACCCGGTCCCGGCGAGGCGCTGGTCGCCGTGCACGCGGTGGGCGTCTGCGGCAGCGACCGCGAGCTGTACCAGGGCAACCGGCCTGCGGGGTACGTGCGTTACCCGCTCGTCCCCGGCCACGAGTGGTCCGGGACCGTGCGCGCGGTCGGCCCCGGGGTGCCGGAGAGCCTGACCGGCCGCGAGGTCGTCGGGGAGGGCTTTCGCAACTGCCAGGTGTGCGCACGCTGTCACGCGGGCGAGACCACGCTGTGCACGGCCGGGTACGAGGAGACCGGCTTCACCCGGCCGGGCGCCATGGCCACCACGCTGACCCTGCCCGCCCGGCTGCTGCACCCACTGCCCGCCGGCACCGACCTCACCGCCGCCGCCCTGCTGGAGCCGGCCGCGTGTGTCGCCGCCGCCGCGCTGAAGGCGCGGGCCCGGCCGGGCGAGCGGGTCGCGGTGGTCGGCACGGGCACGCTCGGCATGTTCGCCGCGCAGTTCCTCGCGGCGGTCTCACCGGCCGAGCTGCTGGTGGTGGGGGCGGGCCGGGAACGGGCGGACCTGGCACGGCGGTTCGGTGCCACCGACTTCCGGACCGCGGACCAGGAGCTGCCGGACGACTTCGACGTCGTGATCGAGGCCGCCGGGTCCGCGTCCGCCGCGCGCACCGCCGCCTCCCTCCTGCGGCGCGGCGGACGGCTGGTGCTCACCGGCATCCCGGCGCCGGGCGCGGACGGACTCGACCCGACCGCTCTCGTCGTACGGCAGCTGGAGGTGCGCACGGTGTTCGGCGCGCCGCCAAAGGCCTGGGCGCACGCGGTACGGATGTTCGCCGCCGGACTCCTCGACCCGCTCGCCCTGGTCACGCACGAGCTGCCGCTGACCGCGTTCGCGCGGGCCGTAGAGCTGGTGGGGGCCGGCGACCCGGGGGTGGGCAAGGTGCTGCTGCGGCCTCAGCCGTACGCCGGCCGGGGGTGA